The Nitrosospira lacus genome window below encodes:
- a CDS encoding c-type cytochrome translates to MKKMTLLLAVCTSVSLIGCSKIDNYTPPESASGEDIFYANCTKCHKPEAAGNVMTLTSSVANKDAIIQKIHKGSMSMPAFPNIKGEPAQRLAEFILSNSKTK, encoded by the coding sequence ATGAAGAAAATGACTTTGTTGTTGGCTGTCTGCACATCGGTGAGTTTGATTGGCTGTTCGAAGATTGATAATTACACGCCCCCCGAGAGTGCAAGCGGGGAAGATATATTTTACGCAAACTGCACCAAATGCCACAAGCCGGAAGCTGCCGGCAATGTGATGACATTGACTTCCTCCGTCGCGAACAAGGATGCCATTATCCAGAAAATACATAAAGGAAGCATGTCCATGCCCGCATTCCCCAATATTAAAGGTGAACCTGCACAACGTCTGGCCGAATTTATACTCTCAAACAGCAAAACCAAGTAG
- a CDS encoding penicillin acylase family protein: MHQARPAAAQPFYSSHMTAALRPIYRLLLGLLILVLLLIGSAWLVLRGSLPQYDGTMGMTALAAPVIVERDALGSVTLQAQNRHDLIRALGYVHAQERFFEMDLMRRKAAGELAELFGPVALPADRKVRMHRMRARASAILEELPAKQRELLDVYRDGVNEGLAALMVRPFPYLLTRTRPLAWRSEDSILVVKAMYFMLNGGDNHRELAFSTMRAALPEAAYRFLTAGGGAWDAPLIGTAFDWPRLPSASELDLHKLEPGLVRDTEEHSDNLPGSNSFAVAGSLAAGAALVANDMHLDLRVPNIWFRTRLIYPDPRQTGLMNDIAGASLPGTPAIAVGSNRKIAWSFTNSYGDSADWIRVILHPEDATRYRSAKGWSSITIHREILHVRGGQDETLDVHETEWGPVLATDHDGTPLALAWAAHRAGAVNMELTLLEQAETVNEAIAIAQNAGIPAQNFIVGDRDGRIGWTIAGRIPARTSGYDPTLPADWSKPDTGWNGWLMPAQYPLIVDPPERRLWTANARAVDGLLLDRIGDGGYDLGARAMQIRDRLREYERFSPPGMLAIQLDDRALFLARWKEFLELTLKRMEPAPWRVEMQHALLDWNGHASTDSVAYRVVRAFRQEVTKSVLGGFATAIRRIDPNFELPKLNQAEHAVWRLIEHRPQHLLPPVYADWDELFVSCAERVAKHMQSQPGGIAERSWGERNTARIRHPLSRALPEFVANWLDMRKDALPGDIHMPRVQAPDFGASQRFAVAPGDEEHGYFEMPGGQSGHPLSPYYGSGHTDWVAGKPTPFLPGPARQTLHLRPVAHPVARTP, from the coding sequence ATGCACCAAGCTAGGCCGGCAGCGGCACAACCGTTTTACTCTTCCCATATGACCGCCGCGCTGCGCCCAATCTACCGGCTCCTGCTTGGACTGCTTATACTGGTATTGCTGCTGATAGGCAGCGCATGGCTGGTGCTACGCGGCAGCCTGCCCCAGTACGATGGAACAATGGGCATGACGGCGCTGGCTGCGCCGGTAATCGTCGAGCGGGATGCGCTGGGCAGCGTGACGCTGCAAGCGCAGAATCGTCACGATCTGATTCGGGCACTCGGTTATGTCCATGCGCAGGAGCGCTTTTTCGAGATGGATCTGATGCGGCGCAAGGCCGCCGGAGAACTGGCCGAATTGTTTGGGCCTGTCGCCTTGCCAGCAGACCGCAAAGTACGGATGCATCGCATGCGTGCGCGTGCATCGGCAATACTGGAAGAGTTGCCGGCCAAACAGCGCGAGTTGCTCGATGTCTATCGCGATGGCGTGAATGAAGGTCTCGCTGCCCTGATGGTGCGTCCATTTCCGTATCTGCTGACGCGCACCCGCCCGCTCGCGTGGCGCAGCGAGGACAGCATACTGGTTGTCAAGGCAATGTATTTCATGCTGAATGGTGGCGATAATCATCGCGAGCTTGCATTCTCCACTATGCGCGCAGCTCTCCCGGAAGCTGCCTATCGGTTTCTCACCGCTGGCGGCGGCGCGTGGGATGCGCCTCTCATCGGCACGGCATTTGATTGGCCACGGCTTCCCTCCGCGAGCGAGCTGGATCTGCACAAGCTTGAGCCCGGTCTTGTGCGCGACACCGAGGAGCACAGCGACAACCTGCCCGGCAGTAACAGCTTTGCCGTCGCTGGTTCGCTGGCTGCTGGCGCGGCACTAGTCGCCAACGACATGCATCTGGATCTTCGTGTCCCGAATATCTGGTTCCGCACGCGCCTGATCTATCCTGATCCGCGCCAAACCGGGCTCATGAACGACATCGCCGGTGCCAGTCTGCCCGGTACACCTGCCATCGCCGTCGGCTCAAATCGAAAGATTGCCTGGAGCTTTACCAACAGTTATGGCGATTCCGCCGACTGGATTCGCGTCATCCTTCATCCGGAGGATGCTACCCGTTATCGCAGCGCAAAGGGATGGAGCTCCATCACCATTCACCGCGAAATCCTGCATGTACGGGGTGGACAGGATGAGACGCTGGATGTGCACGAGACGGAGTGGGGCCCTGTCCTGGCTACCGACCACGACGGTACGCCGCTCGCACTGGCTTGGGCCGCGCACCGGGCTGGCGCGGTAAATATGGAGCTGACCCTGCTGGAGCAAGCGGAAACCGTGAACGAGGCAATCGCGATTGCACAGAATGCGGGCATTCCAGCCCAGAATTTTATCGTCGGCGATCGGGACGGCAGAATCGGATGGACCATCGCAGGCCGCATCCCCGCGCGGACCAGCGGCTATGATCCAACCCTTCCCGCGGACTGGAGCAAACCGGATACGGGGTGGAACGGCTGGCTCATGCCTGCACAATACCCGCTGATTGTCGACCCCCCGGAGCGGCGTCTTTGGACCGCCAATGCACGTGCCGTTGACGGTTTGCTGCTCGATCGGATTGGCGATGGCGGCTATGACCTTGGCGCTCGCGCAATGCAGATCCGCGACAGGTTGCGCGAATATGAGCGCTTCTCTCCACCCGGCATGCTGGCGATCCAGCTTGATGATCGCGCATTGTTCCTGGCGCGCTGGAAAGAATTTCTCGAACTGACCTTGAAACGAATGGAACCAGCGCCCTGGCGCGTGGAGATGCAGCACGCGCTCCTCGATTGGAATGGGCATGCTTCCACGGACTCCGTGGCCTATCGCGTGGTACGCGCATTCCGCCAGGAAGTCACTAAGAGTGTACTCGGCGGCTTTGCCACCGCCATCCGGCGCATCGATCCAAACTTTGAGCTGCCAAAGCTGAATCAGGCCGAACATGCGGTGTGGAGATTGATCGAGCACCGTCCGCAACACCTGTTGCCGCCGGTTTATGCCGACTGGGATGAGCTATTCGTCAGTTGTGCTGAACGTGTTGCCAAGCACATGCAAAGTCAGCCGGGGGGGATTGCCGAACGCAGCTGGGGTGAACGTAACACCGCGCGCATCCGGCATCCGCTTAGCCGCGCCCTGCCTGAATTTGTCGCGAACTGGCTGGACATGCGGAAAGACGCACTGCCTGGTGATATCCACATGCCACGCGTACAAGCGCCTGATTTCGGCGCTTCACAGCGTTTCGCGGTCGCACCGGGTGACGAAGAGCATGGTTATTTCGAAATGCCTGGCGGACAGAGCGGACACCCGCTCTCCCCCTATTATGGTAGCGGTCACACGGACTGGGTTGCCGGCAAACCCACGCCGTTCCTGCCGGGTCCAGCCCGGCAGACACTGCACCTGCGCCCTGTCGCACATCCTGTTGCGAGGACACCGTAA
- a CDS encoding phytoene/squalene synthase family protein translates to MEFLSLSSDPTTHELLHGILKQVSRSFYLTLNVLPAGVRDQMGLSYLFARAADTIADTDLIDRGQRLKYLNQFRAQFRSAEIDWQAIQEIQAALIPHQKDSAESILLQRLEDCLKLYKTYSTGDQERIQWLMDVLPNGMEMDLTRFPGESAGQLTALSTLDELDQYTYYVAGCVGEFWTRMVCAHSPEMARWDVTEMSVMGVRFGKGLQLTNIVKDIARDLRNGRCYVPEPLLQEAGLQPADLLNEDSLPKFRPVLNRLIRLAVEHLNEGWKYTMAIPASEIRQRLACMWPILLAGETLKRVAIAPGLLNPAVNVKAPRSTVYRVMAITILTGANESVATACWNRVREHIV, encoded by the coding sequence TTGGAATTCCTATCTTTGAGCAGCGATCCCACCACACACGAGCTTCTGCATGGCATTCTCAAGCAGGTTTCCCGGTCGTTTTATCTCACGCTTAACGTGTTGCCGGCGGGGGTACGCGATCAGATGGGATTATCGTATCTGTTTGCCCGCGCAGCCGACACCATCGCCGATACGGATCTTATCGACCGCGGGCAGCGCCTGAAATACCTGAATCAGTTTCGTGCGCAGTTTCGAAGCGCTGAAATTGATTGGCAGGCCATCCAGGAGATCCAAGCCGCGCTCATTCCTCATCAGAAAGACTCCGCCGAAAGCATCCTTCTCCAGCGGCTGGAAGACTGCTTGAAGTTATATAAGACATATTCTACTGGCGACCAAGAGCGTATCCAATGGCTGATGGACGTGCTGCCCAACGGAATGGAAATGGATCTGACCCGGTTTCCCGGCGAGTCAGCCGGGCAGCTTACCGCATTATCCACTCTGGACGAACTGGATCAGTACACTTACTATGTCGCGGGCTGTGTCGGAGAATTCTGGACCAGAATGGTTTGCGCGCACAGCCCGGAAATGGCCCGGTGGGATGTCACGGAAATGTCCGTCATGGGCGTGCGATTCGGAAAAGGACTTCAGCTTACCAATATTGTGAAGGACATTGCCCGCGACCTGCGTAATGGCCGCTGCTATGTGCCGGAGCCACTCCTGCAGGAAGCTGGATTACAGCCTGCCGATTTGCTGAACGAAGACAGTCTGCCGAAATTCAGACCCGTCTTGAATCGGCTCATCCGGCTTGCCGTGGAGCATCTAAACGAAGGCTGGAAATATACCATGGCGATTCCTGCCTCCGAGATTCGCCAGCGATTGGCCTGCATGTGGCCAATATTATTGGCCGGGGAAACGTTGAAACGCGTCGCCATAGCGCCTGGCTTACTTAATCCGGCCGTCAATGTGAAGGCACCTCGGAGTACTGTGTATCGTGTAATGGCGATAACGATTCTGACCGGCGCTAACGAATCCGTGGCAACCGCCTGCTGGAACCGTGTCAGGGAACACATTGTCTGA
- a CDS encoding ABC transporter permease, with amino-acid sequence MNLIKLSFRMLRRDWRAGELRVLAFALVIAVGGMTTVGFFADRVQLALSRQGNQLLGADLIIFADHPLPPHYADEAQRRGLAVSIAIKFPSMAAKGEMSLLTEIKAVTAGYPLRGELRISEDFSDVSSPRPTHIAEAIPAPGSAWVDEKLMIRLGLNRGDTIELGAAHFTVAALITQEPDYSIGFINLRPRVLINKVDLPATGLVQQGSRVGYRLLVSGEDGVVENFRSWAQSHLTLGERIEGIRDARPEIKAALERAEKFLSLAALASVVLAAAAAALAVRRFTQRHLDGCAVMRCLGASQAAMLRLYLWHFAALGLIASGAGCLLGFFAQEALTFWLSGLVKAELPYPSVWPGVHGLLTGMVLLLGFALPPLLNLRSVPALRVLRRDIGMTNTHSLTGYALGLIALAVLFMWKAGDVRLGASVMGGFAAAIAVFGSLGFLLVKALAHMRGQTGGALRYGLASIRRRATASVVQAVALGLGLMALLALTLIRDDLLQNWRTSLPPDAPDHFLVNIQDDQLEPLAAFFDQHGLKRPPVFPMVRGRLTAINGKAIAAGDYADIRARRLIEREFNLSWAEEMQSDNQIIEGHWWKREDKGKAMMSLEESIAKTVGVGLGDTLTYDVAGSTFSAKITSLRKVDWDTFHVNFFVVTPPGVLEKYPATYITSFHLPPERMEVTNKLIKAFPNLLVIDVATIISQVHKVIEQVTKAVEFVFLFTLLAGLAVLYAAIASTQDERIHEAAIFRTLGARRSQLARAWAAEFAILGGLAGLFAAAGASALGYIIGEYALNLTYTFNPSIWLTGLLSGMIGVTVAGLMGTRSALSTPPLMTLRKI; translated from the coding sequence ATGAATCTCATCAAGCTTTCCTTCCGAATGCTTCGCCGCGATTGGCGCGCGGGTGAGTTGCGCGTGCTGGCCTTTGCGCTGGTAATCGCCGTGGGTGGCATGACCACGGTGGGGTTTTTCGCCGACCGGGTGCAACTGGCGCTTTCGCGCCAGGGCAATCAGTTGCTGGGCGCGGACTTGATAATTTTTGCGGATCATCCACTGCCCCCTCATTATGCGGATGAAGCGCAACGGCGGGGGCTGGCCGTTTCCATCGCAATCAAATTTCCGAGCATGGCCGCGAAGGGAGAGATGAGCCTCCTGACCGAGATCAAGGCGGTTACCGCCGGTTATCCGCTGCGAGGTGAACTGCGCATCAGTGAGGATTTTAGCGACGTGTCATCTCCCCGGCCTACGCATATTGCCGAGGCAATTCCAGCACCCGGATCGGCATGGGTGGATGAAAAACTCATGATTCGACTTGGTCTCAATCGGGGCGACACGATTGAGCTGGGCGCGGCGCACTTCACCGTCGCCGCACTGATAACGCAGGAGCCGGACTATTCGATTGGTTTCATTAATCTGCGGCCACGTGTATTGATCAACAAGGTCGATCTGCCCGCGACCGGCCTGGTGCAGCAGGGGAGCCGGGTTGGCTATCGTCTTCTGGTTTCGGGGGAAGACGGGGTAGTGGAAAATTTCCGGAGTTGGGCTCAATCGCATTTGACACTGGGCGAAAGAATCGAAGGCATCCGTGATGCTCGCCCTGAAATCAAGGCGGCGTTGGAGCGGGCGGAAAAATTTCTCAGTCTTGCTGCCCTCGCAAGCGTGGTGCTGGCGGCGGCGGCGGCGGCGCTTGCGGTGCGTCGCTTCACGCAGCGCCATCTCGACGGCTGTGCCGTCATGCGTTGTCTGGGTGCCAGCCAGGCGGCGATGCTACGTCTCTATCTCTGGCATTTCGCCGCACTGGGATTGATCGCCAGCGGGGCCGGTTGTCTACTCGGTTTCTTCGCACAGGAAGCATTGACTTTTTGGCTCTCTGGATTGGTGAAGGCGGAATTGCCCTATCCCAGCGTGTGGCCCGGTGTGCATGGATTGCTGACCGGCATGGTGTTATTGCTTGGCTTTGCGCTGCCGCCTTTACTCAATTTGCGTAGTGTGCCCGCGTTGCGCGTATTGCGCCGGGATATCGGGATGACGAACACTCACAGTTTGACGGGTTACGCCTTGGGACTGATAGCGCTGGCGGTACTATTCATGTGGAAGGCTGGTGACGTCCGTCTGGGCGCTTCTGTCATGGGCGGATTCGCCGCGGCGATAGCGGTTTTCGGTTCCCTTGGATTCCTGCTGGTCAAAGCCCTGGCGCACATGCGGGGCCAGACAGGCGGGGCGCTGCGCTATGGATTGGCAAGTATCCGGCGGCGTGCCACCGCCAGCGTGGTGCAGGCAGTGGCGCTGGGGCTGGGATTGATGGCGCTGCTGGCGCTGACCCTGATTCGGGATGATCTGCTGCAGAACTGGCGCACCAGCTTGCCCCCGGACGCACCCGATCATTTTCTGGTGAATATCCAGGACGACCAGTTGGAGCCGCTGGCCGCATTCTTTGACCAGCACGGCCTCAAGCGGCCGCCGGTTTTTCCCATGGTCCGGGGGCGACTGACCGCAATCAACGGCAAGGCCATTGCAGCCGGAGATTATGCCGACATCCGCGCAAGACGGCTGATTGAGCGCGAATTCAATCTTTCGTGGGCAGAGGAGATGCAAAGTGATAACCAGATTATCGAGGGCCATTGGTGGAAAAGGGAGGACAAGGGAAAAGCGATGATGTCCCTGGAGGAAAGTATCGCAAAAACGGTAGGGGTTGGTCTCGGTGACACGCTGACTTACGACGTGGCGGGCAGCACATTTTCCGCCAAGATCACCAGCTTGAGAAAGGTGGACTGGGATACGTTTCACGTTAATTTTTTCGTGGTTACGCCACCGGGCGTACTGGAAAAATATCCGGCGACCTACATTACCAGTTTTCACCTGCCGCCGGAGCGTATGGAAGTGACAAACAAACTGATCAAGGCCTTTCCCAATCTGCTTGTGATCGATGTGGCGACTATCATCAGTCAAGTCCACAAGGTGATTGAACAAGTGACCAAAGCGGTCGAATTTGTTTTCCTGTTTACGCTGCTGGCGGGATTGGCGGTGCTATACGCCGCGATTGCTTCCACCCAGGACGAACGCATTCACGAAGCCGCCATATTTCGCACGCTGGGGGCCAGGCGCAGCCAATTGGCACGCGCCTGGGCAGCGGAATTCGCCATACTCGGCGGACTGGCCGGTCTTTTCGCTGCGGCGGGAGCCAGTGCGCTGGGCTATATCATCGGTGAGTATGCGTTGAATCTGACCTATACTTTCAACCCATCCATTTGGCTGACTGGCTTGCTTTCGGGAATGATAGGCGTCACCGTGGCGGGGCTGATGGGGACTCGCTCTGCGCTTTCAACCCCACCCCTCATGACGCTACGCAAAATTTGA
- a CDS encoding macro domain-containing protein — MIHEVRGDILLSHAQVIAHGIAPDDHFNQGLALSLGEQWPAMVKDFRHYCHTAQPKSGEAWVWAGAMSKRIINLLTHEARSQGNGSGRARIEYVDEALHELRYLLEYDRVTSLALPRLATGAGGLDWDVVQPLVAHHLGELALPIYIYTRYEKGIQAAEPSPG; from the coding sequence GTGATTCATGAAGTGAGGGGCGATATTCTATTGAGTCATGCTCAGGTCATTGCTCACGGGATTGCTCCCGATGATCATTTCAATCAAGGACTGGCATTGAGCCTGGGTGAGCAATGGCCGGCGATGGTCAAGGATTTTCGGCACTACTGCCATACTGCGCAGCCGAAATCCGGGGAGGCATGGGTGTGGGCTGGTGCGATGAGTAAGCGCATTATCAACCTGCTCACCCACGAAGCGCGTAGTCAAGGCAACGGATCAGGGCGTGCCAGGATCGAGTACGTCGATGAGGCATTGCATGAATTGCGTTATTTGCTGGAATATGACCGGGTCACGAGCCTGGCGTTGCCGCGCCTTGCCACCGGCGCGGGTGGATTGGATTGGGACGTGGTACAACCACTGGTTGCGCATCACCTGGGCGAATTGGCGCTGCCCATCTACATCTATACCCGTTACGAGAAGGGAATCCAGGCTGCCGAGCCGAGCCCGGGATAA
- the dinB gene encoding DNA polymerase IV — protein MGKIVRRIAHLDMDAFYASVELLRYPELCGSPVVIGGQSDRQPALLENGSRLFTRLRDYAGRGVVTTATYEARVFGIFSGMGLMKAAQLAPDAILLPADFHAYRHYSRLFKSAVAGIAPWIEDHGIDEIYIDLSDLPGDTMTLARRIKQAVYEATGLSCSIGVTPNKLLSKIASDLEKPDGLTILGLPDIPSRIWLLPVKKINGIGPKATAKLAALGITTIAELAAAEPSFLRMHFSPSYARWLQEVSHGIDDRPVITHAEPKSMSRETTFERDLHARQDRSILTEIFTALCTDVAHDLQRKGYLGRTIGIKLRYADFHTVTRDLTLSLPTADPVTIRRAAEECLRRAPLNQKLRLLGVRASALSSGRAAQQSAGMSWQSELPLTAPIEKQQG, from the coding sequence ATGGGTAAAATAGTTCGGCGCATTGCACATCTTGACATGGATGCTTTCTACGCATCGGTTGAATTGCTGCGCTACCCCGAGTTGTGCGGATCCCCTGTCGTGATCGGCGGACAGAGTGATCGGCAACCGGCGCTTCTCGAGAACGGCAGCCGGCTTTTCACGCGGCTGCGCGATTACGCTGGACGCGGCGTGGTGACCACGGCTACTTACGAAGCCCGTGTTTTCGGCATCTTCTCCGGCATGGGTCTCATGAAAGCCGCGCAGCTGGCACCGGATGCGATCCTGCTGCCGGCAGACTTTCACGCCTACCGCCATTATTCACGGCTTTTTAAATCCGCTGTGGCCGGGATCGCCCCCTGGATCGAAGATCATGGCATTGACGAGATCTACATCGATCTGAGCGATCTGCCAGGCGACACAATGACGCTCGCCCGGCGCATCAAACAGGCGGTATATGAGGCTACAGGACTCTCTTGTTCCATTGGCGTGACACCCAACAAACTGTTATCGAAAATCGCCTCGGATCTCGAAAAACCGGATGGTCTCACCATTCTGGGCTTGCCGGATATCCCAAGCCGGATCTGGCTTTTACCGGTCAAGAAAATCAATGGTATCGGCCCCAAGGCGACTGCAAAGCTCGCGGCGCTTGGCATCACCACGATCGCCGAGCTGGCGGCAGCCGAGCCCTCATTTCTGCGGATGCACTTCAGCCCCTCCTATGCCCGCTGGCTGCAAGAGGTTTCTCACGGGATCGACGACCGTCCGGTGATCACGCATGCGGAGCCCAAGTCGATGAGCCGGGAGACTACTTTCGAACGGGATCTCCATGCCCGCCAGGATCGTTCCATTCTCACGGAAATTTTCACGGCGCTATGCACCGATGTGGCACATGACCTGCAGCGCAAGGGTTACCTTGGCCGTACGATCGGCATCAAGTTGCGGTATGCCGACTTCCACACCGTAACCCGCGACCTTACGCTATCCCTTCCTACCGCCGATCCCGTTACCATTCGCCGGGCGGCCGAGGAATGCCTGCGGCGCGCGCCGCTGAATCAGAAGTTGCGGTTGCTGGGCGTGCGAGCCAGCGCCTTATCCTCGGGGAGAGCTGCGCAGCAGAGTGCCGGCATGTCCTGGCAGAGTGAACTGCCATTGACCGCACCCATAGAAAAGCAACAGGGATAA
- a CDS encoding membrane protein, which produces MTTAPPSIGFVAAVGRWLDANIFALGREMRLSYLPPLMVYAAAGISGLTGIVGTFYVKERLGLSAEFLAALGFWMMLPWALKMPLGHLVDLVWRWKGVLVYLGASLITLSLLIMIGLLGHTDAMRAIASVEAWYVTAALLAPIGYVLQDVVADAMTVEAVPRTDEFGQPLAPENRKSMHVTMQTLGRVAIISGGVLVSVMNVFLLRGVGELPEAEKAATYLFVYELALIIPLVSVFGVLFATWLRRRDMARFAALGHSREECEALLGVDSEPPPVNWWILGGGVAFTLISLSVGLNRVAGGEEIVFCVSMAIVLFLMWRLTGELEPQARNVLVGTAILIFVFRAMPGPGAGSTWWMIDDLGFDQQFLATLSLIGATLTLAGMFIFRRFMAERSIAYIIGALTIAGTFLSLPIIGMYFGLHEWTASVTGGVVDARFIAVIDTALESPLGQIAMIPMLAWIANSAPEKLKATFFAVMASFTNLALSASQLATKYMNQIFVVAREVKDPATGEITLPADYSELGLLLITVTAISFALPLLAIFLVKRTRFRNA; this is translated from the coding sequence ATGACAACCGCACCCCCTTCCATCGGATTCGTTGCTGCCGTGGGCCGCTGGCTCGACGCCAATATTTTCGCATTGGGACGGGAAATGCGTCTGTCATACCTACCGCCGCTCATGGTTTATGCCGCCGCCGGTATTTCCGGCCTGACAGGGATCGTGGGCACATTCTATGTCAAGGAACGACTGGGTCTTTCCGCCGAGTTTCTGGCGGCACTCGGTTTCTGGATGATGCTGCCGTGGGCGTTGAAGATGCCACTGGGCCACCTGGTCGACCTGGTATGGCGCTGGAAGGGTGTGCTCGTGTATCTGGGTGCAAGTCTTATCACGCTGAGTCTGCTGATCATGATCGGACTGCTTGGCCACACGGATGCAATGCGTGCCATAGCCTCAGTGGAAGCCTGGTACGTTACCGCGGCATTGCTCGCACCCATCGGCTACGTGCTCCAGGACGTGGTTGCGGATGCCATGACGGTCGAAGCCGTCCCGCGCACGGACGAATTTGGGCAGCCGCTGGCGCCGGAAAATCGCAAATCCATGCACGTCACCATGCAAACGTTGGGGCGTGTTGCCATTATCAGTGGCGGAGTTCTGGTTTCGGTGATGAACGTCTTCCTGCTGCGGGGTGTCGGTGAACTACCCGAAGCAGAGAAGGCGGCCACTTATCTTTTCGTCTATGAACTCGCCTTGATAATTCCGCTGGTTTCGGTTTTTGGTGTTTTATTCGCCACTTGGCTGCGGCGGCGGGATATGGCGCGGTTTGCGGCACTAGGGCATAGCCGTGAAGAATGCGAGGCATTGCTTGGCGTCGACAGCGAGCCGCCTCCGGTCAACTGGTGGATTCTCGGCGGCGGCGTGGCCTTTACCCTGATCTCCCTGAGCGTCGGTCTCAACCGCGTTGCCGGCGGGGAAGAAATCGTCTTCTGCGTCTCCATGGCGATCGTGCTATTTCTGATGTGGCGGCTAACCGGAGAACTCGAGCCCCAGGCACGCAACGTGCTGGTGGGTACCGCGATTCTGATATTTGTATTCCGCGCCATGCCGGGGCCGGGTGCCGGTTCGACTTGGTGGATGATCGACGACTTGGGTTTCGACCAGCAGTTTCTCGCCACCTTGTCGCTGATTGGCGCAACGCTCACGCTCGCAGGAATGTTCATTTTTCGCCGCTTCATGGCGGAGCGCTCGATTGCCTATATCATAGGCGCTCTTACCATCGCGGGGACTTTCCTGTCATTGCCGATAATCGGTATGTATTTTGGCTTGCATGAATGGACCGCTTCCGTTACCGGCGGTGTCGTGGACGCCCGGTTTATCGCCGTCATCGATACCGCGCTGGAATCACCTCTGGGCCAGATCGCCATGATCCCGATGCTGGCATGGATCGCCAACTCGGCACCTGAAAAGCTCAAGGCGACTTTTTTTGCGGTGATGGCTTCATTCACCAACCTTGCCCTGTCCGCTTCACAGCTTGCAACCAAGTATATGAATCAAATCTTCGTGGTCGCCCGCGAGGTGAAGGACCCCGCCACCGGCGAGATCACGCTACCCGCCGATTACAGTGAGCTGGGCCTGCTCCTCATCACCGTGACCGCCATCAGCTTTGCGCTGCCGCTACTGGCCATCTTTCTCGTCAAACGAACGCGCTTCCGCAACGCCTGA
- a CDS encoding DUF1499 domain-containing protein produces the protein MVIIKWLLIVMALVVITGVLAGQLGLLKGTPPADLGVHEGRLKPPSKTPNSVSSQASLYPDHPQHAYASIPPLPVKDDGPATLARIAGIIKAMNGAQIVKMDPDYLYAQFTTRIMKYVDDAEFWFDPAAGVIQVRSSSRLGSSDLGVNRERIEFIRQKLESS, from the coding sequence ATGGTCATTATCAAGTGGCTGCTTATTGTCATGGCCCTCGTGGTCATCACGGGGGTGCTCGCGGGTCAACTCGGGCTGCTGAAGGGCACGCCGCCCGCCGATCTGGGTGTGCATGAGGGCAGACTCAAACCCCCCTCAAAAACCCCCAACAGTGTCTCAAGTCAGGCATCGCTCTACCCGGATCATCCCCAGCATGCGTATGCCAGCATCCCGCCACTACCGGTGAAGGATGACGGTCCCGCCACGCTGGCCCGCATCGCGGGCATCATCAAGGCTATGAATGGCGCACAAATAGTCAAAATGGACCCTGATTATCTTTATGCGCAGTTTACTACCCGGATCATGAAGTATGTGGACGATGCAGAGTTCTGGTTTGACCCGGCTGCGGGCGTAATTCAAGTGCGCTCGTCCTCGCGCTTGGGTAGCAGCGATTTAGGCGTAAACCGCGAACGCATCGAGTTCATCCGGCAAAAACTGGAGTCTTCCTGA